From the genome of Nitrosomonas sp., one region includes:
- the argH gene encoding argininosuccinate lyase translates to MDINKKTWSGRFSEPVSELVERYTASINFDYRLAEHDLKGSLAHAQMLAAQGIISPDDLTAIEQGLEQIGDEIGDGKFEWSLQFEDVHLNIEKRLTQLIGDAGKRLHTGRSRNDQVATDIRLYLRASIDEIIKLIQSLQSAIVNLAEKHAETVMPGFTHLQVAQPVTFGHHLMAYFEMLKRDAERLSDCRKRVNQLPLGAAALAGTSYSINREHVAQSLSFEGICENSLDAVSDRDFAIEFCACASLIMTHLSRISEELILWMNPAVGFITLADRFCTGSSIMPQKKNPDVPELVRGKTGRINGHLVALLTLMKAQPLAYNKDNQEDKEPLFDTVDTLIDTLRIYADMLSGIKVNIEAMRKAARQGFSTATDLADYLVKKGIPFRDAHEIVARSVQYAEQKSCDLSDLELTELQQFSPQIAADVFAVLTLEGSLNSRDHIGGTAPVQVHAAITRARAWLAGKQ, encoded by the coding sequence GTGGACATCAACAAAAAAACATGGTCTGGAAGATTTAGCGAACCCGTATCCGAACTGGTGGAACGTTATACCGCATCGATTAACTTTGACTACCGTCTGGCTGAGCATGATCTGAAAGGTTCATTGGCGCATGCCCAAATGCTGGCAGCACAAGGCATCATCAGTCCGGATGACTTGACGGCCATTGAACAGGGCCTAGAGCAAATCGGCGATGAAATCGGTGACGGCAAATTCGAATGGTCACTGCAATTTGAAGACGTACATTTGAATATCGAGAAACGTTTGACCCAACTTATTGGCGATGCAGGAAAGCGACTTCATACCGGGCGTTCCAGAAATGACCAGGTAGCCACCGATATCCGGCTCTATCTGCGCGCTTCCATTGACGAAATAATCAAACTTATACAATCTTTGCAGTCAGCTATTGTCAATCTAGCCGAAAAACATGCCGAGACGGTCATGCCAGGATTCACACACCTTCAGGTTGCTCAGCCGGTAACCTTTGGCCACCATTTGATGGCTTATTTTGAAATGCTCAAGCGGGATGCCGAACGATTGTCGGACTGCAGAAAACGTGTCAATCAGTTGCCACTGGGTGCAGCAGCACTCGCCGGCACCAGCTATTCAATCAATCGTGAACATGTAGCGCAATCCTTGTCATTCGAAGGCATATGCGAGAATTCGCTGGACGCTGTATCCGATCGGGATTTTGCCATCGAATTCTGCGCATGTGCTTCCTTAATTATGACGCATTTGTCTCGTATCTCGGAAGAACTGATTTTGTGGATGAACCCCGCGGTCGGCTTTATTACATTGGCCGATCGTTTTTGTACTGGTTCATCGATTATGCCGCAAAAAAAGAATCCTGATGTTCCGGAATTGGTGCGCGGCAAAACCGGACGCATTAACGGCCACCTGGTCGCTTTGTTGACATTGATGAAAGCGCAACCGCTTGCCTATAATAAAGACAACCAGGAAGACAAGGAACCCTTGTTTGATACCGTTGATACGCTGATCGACACATTACGTATCTATGCTGATATGTTATCCGGAATCAAAGTCAATATTGAGGCTATGCGCAAAGCTGCACGCCAAGGTTTTTCAACGGCAACAGATCTCGCCGATTACTTGGTCAAAAAAGGTATACCTTTTCGGGATGCGCATGAGATCGTAGCCAGATCTGTGCAATATGCAGAGCAAAAAAGCTGCGATTTAAGCGATCTCGAACTTACTGAATTACAACAATTTTCACCCCAAATTGCAGCCGATGTTTTTGCCGTTCTCACCCTGGAAGGCTCACTAAACAGCCGCGATCATATCGGCGGCACAGCACCCGTGCAAGTACACGCGGCAATTACACGGGCAAGGGCATGGCTAGCCGGAAAACAGTAA
- the ftsB gene encoding cell division protein FtsB, with the protein MKYLAAALLSLIIILQYPLWFGKGGWLNVQQLEQNVTAAHEKNLELQNRNKIFYAEINDLKQGTDAIEERARSELGMIKKNEILFQIMESSPTNTLPPANFARANPTQ; encoded by the coding sequence ATGAAATATCTGGCTGCTGCGCTTCTATCCTTGATTATTATTCTGCAATATCCATTATGGTTTGGTAAAGGCGGCTGGCTCAATGTGCAGCAACTCGAGCAGAATGTTACTGCTGCACATGAAAAAAATCTTGAACTGCAAAACCGGAACAAGATTTTTTACGCAGAAATCAATGATTTGAAACAAGGAACTGACGCAATTGAGGAACGTGCTCGCAGTGAACTCGGCATGATCAAAAAAAATGAAATTCTATTTCAGATTATGGAAAGCAGTCCAACCAATACTCTTCCACCCGCGAATTTTGCACGCGCCAATCCAACACAATAA
- the htpX gene encoding protease HtpX, translated as MKRIFLFLATNLAIIVVLSITLRLLGFERILDEQGTGLDINSLLLFAAVFGFGGSFMSLAMSKWTAKRFTGAQVIEMPRNAQEHWLITTVQRQAKAAGIGMPEVAIYNAPDVNAFATGMSKNDALVAVSTGLLNTMSQDEAEAVLAHEVSHVANGDMVTLALIQGVVNTFVIFLSRVIGHTIDRVIFKTEHGHGPAFWITAIIAEIILGILASIIVMWFSRQREFRADAGGASLAGREKMIAALQRLQSTVKQPHLPDQLAAFGISGGIGSGLKSLFMSHPPLEERIAALKEARY; from the coding sequence ATGAAAAGAATTTTTCTTTTTCTGGCGACAAACCTGGCAATCATAGTGGTTCTGAGCATCACACTTCGCCTGTTGGGTTTTGAAAGAATTTTGGATGAACAGGGAACCGGACTCGATATCAATTCCCTGTTGTTATTTGCCGCTGTTTTTGGCTTTGGCGGTTCTTTTATGTCGCTGGCCATGTCCAAATGGACGGCCAAACGATTCACCGGCGCTCAGGTTATTGAAATGCCGCGCAATGCCCAGGAACACTGGCTGATCACCACCGTACAACGCCAAGCGAAAGCTGCCGGAATCGGCATGCCGGAAGTTGCAATTTACAATGCGCCCGATGTCAACGCCTTTGCCACCGGCATGTCAAAAAATGACGCGCTTGTAGCAGTGAGCACCGGCCTGCTCAATACCATGAGCCAGGATGAAGCAGAAGCTGTACTGGCACACGAAGTCAGTCATGTCGCCAATGGAGACATGGTGACGCTTGCACTGATTCAAGGTGTCGTCAATACATTCGTCATTTTCCTGTCACGTGTTATCGGCCATACAATTGACCGTGTGATTTTCAAAACCGAACATGGGCATGGACCCGCCTTCTGGATCACTGCAATTATCGCAGAAATTATTCTCGGCATTCTGGCCAGCATTATTGTGATGTGGTTTAGCCGTCAACGCGAATTTCGTGCGGATGCCGGCGGCGCTAGCCTCGCTGGGCGCGAGAAAATGATTGCTGCATTACAGCGTCTGCAATCAACCGTCAAACAACCACATCTGCCTGATCAACTGGCTGCATTCGGGATTTCTGGCGGCATCGGCTCAGGACTTAAAAGCCTGTTCATGTCACATCCGCCATTAGAAGAAAGAATCGCGGCGCTCAAGGAAGCGCGTTATTAA
- a CDS encoding HD domain-containing protein yields MFHHKDPLEALNTHLPLKDKLANAHHVIQEKFNFIARIAITLYDPTTRLIKTFIDSSGEDKPLKHYEASLDDAKSLNEILKRGKPRVVNNLVTFEQGKQEHTQRIGRQGYASSYTMPMFHSGKFVGFLFFNSYETDVFNEKTLKELDIFGHLVSLMVINELTTHKVMSAALKTTSEITHFRDPETGSHLDRMSRYSRIIAQKLAEKYDLDDEYIEHVFMFSPLHDIGKIGIPDTILLKPGPLSDNEREIMNKHTCIGRDMIDSIVSNFGLGNMSQIDVLRNIAEFHHEAINGSGYPHGKKGNDIPLEARIVAVADVFDALTSARPYKSAWTNDKAFALLAELAGEKLDMDCVNALIEKRSEVEHIQRQFQEDFYG; encoded by the coding sequence ATGTTTCATCATAAAGACCCGCTTGAAGCATTAAATACACATCTACCCCTGAAAGATAAACTTGCAAACGCCCATCATGTTATCCAGGAGAAATTTAATTTCATCGCGCGCATAGCCATCACCTTGTATGATCCCACAACTCGCTTAATCAAAACATTCATCGACAGCAGTGGAGAAGATAAACCACTCAAACATTATGAAGCGTCACTAGACGATGCGAAATCACTTAACGAAATCCTGAAAAGAGGAAAACCACGCGTTGTCAACAATCTGGTCACTTTCGAGCAAGGCAAACAGGAACATACTCAACGTATAGGGCGCCAGGGTTATGCATCCAGTTACACGATGCCCATGTTTCACAGCGGCAAATTTGTTGGATTTCTGTTTTTCAATTCCTATGAAACCGATGTATTTAACGAAAAAACTCTCAAAGAGCTCGATATTTTCGGACACCTGGTTTCACTGATGGTCATTAACGAGTTAACCACCCACAAAGTGATGAGCGCAGCACTCAAAACCACCAGCGAAATTACCCATTTTCGGGACCCGGAAACAGGCAGTCATCTGGATCGTATGTCTCGATACAGCCGCATTATCGCCCAAAAGCTCGCTGAAAAATATGACCTTGACGACGAATATATCGAACATGTCTTTATGTTCTCGCCCTTGCATGATATCGGCAAAATTGGTATTCCCGACACCATACTGCTCAAACCCGGTCCATTAAGCGATAACGAAAGAGAAATCATGAATAAACACACCTGTATCGGCAGAGATATGATCGATAGTATCGTATCAAATTTTGGCTTGGGCAATATGTCACAAATTGATGTGCTTAGAAACATCGCCGAGTTTCACCATGAAGCCATCAACGGCAGCGGCTATCCACACGGTAAAAAAGGAAATGATATTCCGCTTGAAGCGCGTATCGTTGCCGTTGCAGACGTATTCGACGCACTGACATCCGCCCGTCCCTATAAATCAGCCTGGACTAATGACAAAGCGTTTGCACTGCTTGCGGAATTGGCCGGAGAGAAACTTGATATGGATTGTGTGAATGCCTTGATAGAAAAACGTTCAGAAGTTGAACACATTCAAAGGCAGTTTCAGGAAGACTTTTATGGATAA
- a CDS encoding exosortase system-associated protein, TIGR04073 family — protein MGKIAKLNWVLLLLFFSSSHAIASERYGYGLGYGQGYIAMSSEKFVTGITNAATGFLELPKNIILTTQEETIVHGMTIGLVSGVMHTVGRTVIGVFDVATFLIPTPPSIQPPFIWQDFSVETSY, from the coding sequence ATGGGAAAAATAGCTAAATTGAATTGGGTATTATTATTGCTTTTCTTTTCATCTTCTCATGCAATCGCATCGGAAAGATATGGGTATGGTCTTGGTTATGGACAGGGTTATATTGCCATGTCCAGTGAGAAGTTTGTGACGGGTATCACAAATGCAGCGACGGGATTTCTGGAACTGCCAAAAAATATTATTTTGACAACGCAAGAGGAAACGATAGTGCATGGCATGACAATTGGTCTGGTATCGGGTGTGATGCATACGGTAGGCCGGACAGTGATCGGTGTATTTGATGTTGCGACTTTTCTCATTCCTACGCCACCCTCTATTCAGCCGCCTTTTATCTGGCAGGATTTTTCAGTAGAAACTTCTTATTAA
- a CDS encoding fructosamine kinase family protein translates to MNAWPEIAEQIATETQRPFNPKKITTVGGGCINQAFCIADDERQFFVKTNHANGSPMFTAEAAGLLEIGRSNTLRVPQPVCWAQNGQNAWLVLEYIDLNHRNGNAADLGAGLAALHTIKATQYGWTRDNTIGSTPQRNTPSSDWVAFWRTHRLGYQLDLARKNGYHGKLQNLGEQLQEECDQFFSNYSPAPALLHGDLWSGNFAYDHTGQPVLFDPAVYYGDREADLAMTELFGGFSEQFYSAYRHEYPLDSGYNSRKVFYNLYHILNHLNLFGGSYRHQAEQMMNYLLAEIR, encoded by the coding sequence ATGAATGCCTGGCCAGAAATCGCAGAACAAATTGCCACAGAAACTCAGCGACCATTTAACCCCAAGAAAATCACCACTGTTGGCGGTGGATGCATCAACCAGGCATTTTGTATTGCTGATGACGAGCGGCAGTTTTTTGTCAAAACAAATCACGCTAACGGTTCGCCCATGTTTACTGCGGAAGCCGCCGGACTTCTGGAAATAGGCCGGTCAAATACATTACGCGTCCCGCAACCCGTATGCTGGGCACAAAACGGACAAAATGCCTGGCTGGTACTTGAATATATCGATTTAAACCATCGCAACGGCAATGCCGCAGATTTAGGCGCAGGACTTGCCGCTTTGCACACTATTAAAGCAACACAATATGGCTGGACACGTGACAACACAATCGGCAGCACGCCACAGCGCAACACGCCTTCCTCAGACTGGGTAGCATTCTGGCGCACCCATCGTCTGGGTTACCAGCTCGATTTAGCCAGAAAAAACGGTTACCACGGAAAACTGCAAAACCTTGGCGAACAATTGCAGGAAGAATGTGATCAATTTTTCAGCAATTATTCTCCTGCACCTGCCTTACTGCATGGCGATTTATGGAGCGGCAATTTTGCCTATGATCATACTGGTCAGCCGGTATTATTTGACCCGGCGGTATACTACGGAGACCGGGAAGCCGATCTTGCCATGACCGAATTGTTCGGTGGTTTTTCCGAGCAATTTTATTCTGCTTATCGACATGAATATCCACTTGATTCCGGGTATAATAGCCGCAAGGTTTTTTATAATCTTTATCATATTCTGAATCATTTGAATCTTTTTGGCGGCAGCTATCGTCATCAGGCTGAACAAATGATGAATTATTTACTTGCTGAGATTCGCTGA
- the eno gene encoding phosphopyruvate hydratase: MSAIVEVIAREILDSRGNPTIEADVLLESGVLGRASVPSGASVGTREAVELRDGDPQRYLGKGVLKAVENVNTEVSETLIGLDAVDQSFIDQALIDLDGTENKSRIGANALLAVSLAVAKAAADESGLPLYRYLGGAGMMSMPVPMMNLVNGGAHANNNIDMQEFMIVPFGIENFRDAVRCGAEIFHALKKLLNDKNMSTTVGDEGGFAPNVGSNEEGLQLIVQAIDLAGYQPGTDVAIGLDCASSEYFSDGKYRLASDGLNLTSAQFVDYLSTWVDKYPIISIEDGMSENDWDGWELLTSRLGKAVQLVGDDIFVTNAKILQEGISRNIANSILIKVNQIGTLTETLAAIEMAKCAGYTAVVSHRSGETEDTTIADIAVATNALQIKTGSLSRSDRLAKYNQLLRIEEDLGDTVRYAGRKAFYQLK, encoded by the coding sequence ATGAGTGCAATAGTAGAAGTCATCGCCCGCGAAATTTTAGATTCTCGCGGTAATCCAACCATAGAAGCAGATGTGCTGCTGGAATCAGGCGTCCTGGGACGCGCTTCTGTTCCATCAGGCGCATCGGTTGGTACCCGTGAAGCTGTCGAGCTCAGGGACGGTGATCCACAACGTTACCTGGGAAAAGGCGTGCTTAAAGCGGTTGAAAATGTTAACACCGAAGTCTCCGAAACACTGATCGGACTCGATGCAGTCGATCAGAGTTTTATCGATCAGGCTTTGATCGATCTTGACGGGACTGAAAACAAATCACGCATAGGCGCAAATGCACTACTGGCCGTTTCTCTGGCAGTTGCAAAAGCAGCCGCAGACGAGTCAGGCCTGCCCTTATATCGTTATCTGGGCGGTGCTGGCATGATGTCAATGCCGGTACCCATGATGAATCTTGTCAATGGTGGCGCGCATGCCAACAATAATATCGATATGCAGGAATTCATGATTGTTCCATTTGGAATCGAAAATTTCCGCGATGCCGTTCGTTGTGGCGCAGAAATCTTCCATGCATTGAAAAAACTATTAAATGACAAAAACATGTCAACCACAGTTGGCGACGAGGGTGGTTTTGCACCCAATGTCGGCAGCAATGAAGAAGGATTGCAGCTCATTGTCCAGGCGATCGACCTCGCAGGGTACCAACCTGGAACAGATGTTGCCATCGGCCTTGACTGCGCCAGCTCGGAATACTTTTCAGACGGCAAATACCGTCTAGCCTCCGATGGCCTGAACCTGACCTCTGCACAATTTGTGGACTACCTTTCGACTTGGGTAGATAAGTACCCCATTATCAGTATTGAAGATGGCATGAGTGAAAATGACTGGGATGGCTGGGAACTGTTGACCAGCAGACTCGGCAAAGCCGTTCAGCTTGTTGGAGATGATATTTTTGTAACCAATGCAAAAATCCTGCAAGAAGGCATTTCACGTAACATTGCCAACTCCATTCTGATCAAGGTTAATCAAATCGGCACCCTGACTGAAACACTCGCAGCTATTGAAATGGCCAAATGCGCGGGCTACACGGCAGTCGTTTCCCACCGCTCAGGCGAAACGGAAGACACCACTATAGCCGATATCGCTGTAGCAACGAATGCACTGCAAATCAAAACAGGCTCACTCTCACGATCAGACCGACTAGCTAAATATAATCAGCTCCTGCGCATCGAAGAAGATCTTGGAGACACCGTAAGATATGCGGGACGTAAAGCATTTTATCAACTGAAATAA
- a CDS encoding DUF2157 domain-containing protein, with protein MNSKQEALQEIVAIVQNHKLTFEEVAAALTDQQQISQQKSSGTLSRIFGYIGSILVFSGICIYIGMQWDYFGSAARVLVTLGLGFAIFIIALLMMGHPRYDRVATPLLLIAALFQPAGVFVMLDEYSRGGDPLHGVLFMSTLMFIQQGAVFWQKQRTTLAFTSIFFGCSFFVTAFELLEMTGNLSWLTIGVSLMFISWALSHSRHYAISAFWYFVGSVTLLYSAFEMLEGQPFEVLYIGLTALIIYISTAARSRTLLLVGTFSMLGYISYFTYEHFSNTLGWPVVLILCGIIFIVIGSVAMKINARYIRVSV; from the coding sequence ATGAACAGTAAACAGGAAGCTTTGCAAGAGATTGTAGCTATTGTTCAAAATCATAAGCTCACATTCGAGGAAGTTGCCGCTGCATTAACCGATCAGCAGCAAATCTCACAGCAAAAGAGCAGTGGCACGCTTTCAAGAATATTTGGCTATATTGGCAGTATTCTGGTTTTTTCTGGTATCTGTATTTATATTGGCATGCAGTGGGATTACTTTGGTTCGGCAGCGCGCGTTCTGGTGACGCTGGGACTGGGTTTCGCCATTTTTATTATTGCACTTTTGATGATGGGTCATCCGCGATACGACCGTGTGGCGACACCGCTATTGTTGATTGCCGCATTGTTTCAACCCGCGGGAGTTTTTGTCATGCTGGATGAATATTCGCGCGGTGGCGATCCGCTGCATGGTGTCTTGTTTATGTCAACGTTGATGTTTATCCAACAGGGCGCTGTTTTTTGGCAGAAACAACGTACAACGCTTGCTTTTACCAGTATTTTCTTCGGTTGCAGCTTTTTTGTAACAGCATTTGAGCTTCTGGAAATGACCGGAAATTTAAGCTGGCTGACAATTGGTGTTTCACTGATGTTTATTTCATGGGCGCTCAGCCACTCCCGGCATTACGCCATATCTGCATTCTGGTATTTTGTTGGTTCGGTCACATTACTGTATTCGGCATTTGAGATGCTGGAAGGCCAGCCTTTTGAAGTGCTTTATATTGGTTTGACAGCACTGATCATTTATATCAGTACCGCCGCGCGCAGCCGGACTTTGCTTCTAGTAGGCACATTCTCCATGTTGGGCTATATCAGCTATTTTACTTATGAGCATTTCAGCAATACACTGGGCTGGCCAGTTGTACTGATACTCTGTGGAATTATTTTTATTGTAATTGGCTCGGTCGCGATGAAAATTAATGCCCGGTATATTCGTGTGTCTGTTTAA
- a CDS encoding CTP synthase, which produces MTKYVFVTGGVVSSLGKGIAAASLAALLETRGIKVTMLKLDPYINVDPGTMSPFQHGEVFVTEDGAETDLDLGHYERFISTKMTRHNNFTTGQIYESVIRKERRGDYLGGTVQVIPHITDEIKRFIQAGVGDAEVAIIEIGGTVGDIESLPFLEAIRQMATQLPSDDTCFIHLTLLPYIGSAGELKTKPTQHSVKELREIGIQPDVLLCRSDREVPKDERRKIALFTNVKEQAVISAIDVDCIYKIPALLHEQMLDEIICHKLDILAKPADLSIWKKLVYALEHPTHTITIALVGKYVDLTESYKSLSEALIHAGIHTCSKIDITYVDSEQIEKEGIDCLNGMHAILVPGGFGKRGVEGKIAAIHYARTNRIPYLGICLGMQLAVVEYARNKSGMTGAHSTEFNPDTPYPVIGLITEWRTRDGRIETRDENSDFGGSMRLGGQECSLKKDSLAWKTYGKNKIIERHRHRYEVNSDYLPKLEQAGLQVSGLSQEENLCEIIELPKAEHPWFLGCQFHPEFTSTPKAGHPLFKSFIKAAIEYSNKLPSTGGPQIKHIASTKT; this is translated from the coding sequence ATGACCAAATACGTTTTTGTTACGGGTGGAGTCGTATCCTCGCTGGGTAAAGGCATAGCCGCAGCGTCACTTGCAGCTTTACTGGAAACACGGGGTATCAAAGTAACCATGCTTAAACTGGATCCTTATATCAACGTGGACCCAGGCACCATGAGCCCTTTTCAACATGGGGAAGTGTTTGTCACCGAAGACGGTGCGGAAACCGATCTTGATCTGGGCCACTACGAGCGTTTTATCAGCACAAAAATGACCCGCCATAACAATTTCACCACGGGTCAGATCTATGAAAGCGTGATTCGCAAGGAACGGCGCGGCGATTATCTCGGCGGAACGGTTCAAGTGATTCCACATATTACCGATGAAATCAAACGGTTTATCCAGGCCGGTGTTGGTGATGCAGAAGTGGCGATTATCGAGATTGGCGGCACCGTGGGTGATATTGAATCACTCCCCTTTCTTGAAGCTATCCGTCAAATGGCAACCCAGTTACCCAGTGATGATACCTGTTTCATTCACCTGACTTTACTGCCTTATATTGGCTCAGCAGGTGAATTGAAAACCAAACCGACACAGCATTCCGTAAAAGAATTGCGGGAAATCGGTATCCAACCGGATGTTTTACTTTGCCGCAGCGATCGTGAAGTACCTAAGGATGAACGCCGCAAAATTGCCTTATTCACCAATGTCAAAGAACAGGCGGTGATCTCCGCAATCGATGTCGACTGCATATACAAAATTCCAGCATTGCTGCACGAACAAATGCTCGATGAAATTATCTGCCACAAACTCGACATATTGGCAAAACCCGCTGATCTGAGTATCTGGAAAAAACTGGTTTACGCACTTGAACACCCAACTCACACAATAACAATTGCGCTCGTCGGAAAATATGTCGATCTGACCGAGTCGTATAAATCATTGTCGGAAGCGCTGATTCATGCCGGAATTCATACCTGCAGCAAAATAGACATCACTTATGTTGATTCGGAACAAATAGAAAAGGAAGGTATCGACTGTCTTAACGGCATGCATGCCATTCTGGTTCCGGGCGGTTTCGGCAAACGTGGGGTAGAAGGTAAAATTGCGGCCATTCATTACGCACGTACAAACCGCATTCCTTATCTAGGAATTTGCCTTGGGATGCAATTGGCCGTAGTCGAATACGCGCGCAACAAAAGTGGCATGACGGGCGCACATAGCACCGAGTTTAATCCTGATACACCATATCCTGTCATCGGTCTCATTACCGAATGGCGCACCCGGGATGGCCGCATCGAAACACGCGATGAAAATTCTGATTTTGGCGGCAGCATGCGCCTGGGTGGACAGGAATGTAGCCTGAAAAAAGATTCGCTGGCCTGGAAAACATACGGAAAAAATAAAATTATTGAACGCCACCGCCACCGATATGAAGTCAACAGCGATTATTTGCCCAAACTCGAACAGGCCGGACTGCAAGTCAGCGGTTTATCGCAGGAAGAAAATTTGTGCGAAATTATAGAACTCCCTAAAGCCGAGCACCCTTGGTTTTTAGGTTGCCAGTTTCATCCCGAATTTACTTCCACACCTAAAGCAGGTCACCCCTTATTCAAATCATTTATCAAGGCTGCGATTGAGTATTCCAACAAACTGCCATCAACCGGAGGACCGCAGATCAAACACATTGCGTCAACAAAAACATGA
- a CDS encoding fatty acid desaturase, with product MDNTAHQEATRYMHDRLGREAILRLHKENHFYDALALISIWATFFVLMYLLASLPFGWIWLGCFILQGFVLQMLGFCSHDLFTHRRVGGQLVSRIGGMLCLTPLLVSATAVTKTHLEHHRYFGTKKDSEAYKSDLDRRWVKLFFLCLPGILLVTSRKLSRQPTDEFAYMGSARYQDKETVNKVKFEQKVVIIFIVCVIGLAIIWPGYILLGYVLPLFLAMPLASTLRTVLEHADIQPENPFNTSTNFKTGFVSRLLFFWDSGDCHIVHHFFPSIPFYRIGSALELMSPIFKEKGAIEQKSLVKIIYKWFVENRVHGTNWQQPGQQEVVIDR from the coding sequence ATGGATAACACAGCACATCAGGAAGCAACACGATATATGCATGATCGTTTGGGTCGTGAGGCTATTTTGAGGCTTCATAAAGAAAATCATTTTTATGATGCGTTGGCACTCATATCGATTTGGGCGACATTTTTTGTGCTGATGTATCTGCTGGCTTCACTTCCTTTTGGCTGGATTTGGCTGGGTTGCTTTATCCTGCAAGGATTTGTGCTGCAAATGCTTGGGTTTTGTTCTCATGATTTGTTTACTCATCGTAGGGTAGGCGGTCAATTGGTATCCCGCATTGGCGGCATGCTTTGTCTGACGCCTCTGCTGGTGTCTGCTACTGCCGTAACGAAAACGCATCTTGAACATCATCGTTATTTTGGTACGAAAAAGGATTCGGAAGCCTATAAAAGTGATCTTGACCGCCGCTGGGTTAAGCTCTTTTTTCTATGTCTGCCGGGTATTCTATTAGTGACAAGCCGTAAATTGAGTCGTCAGCCAACGGATGAATTCGCTTATATGGGCTCGGCGCGTTATCAAGACAAAGAAACCGTCAATAAAGTAAAATTTGAACAGAAAGTTGTTATTATTTTTATCGTTTGTGTGATTGGCCTTGCCATTATCTGGCCGGGTTATATATTACTTGGATATGTTTTGCCTTTGTTCCTGGCTATGCCACTTGCATCGACTTTAAGGACAGTACTGGAACATGCAGACATACAACCTGAAAACCCTTTTAATACTTCGACCAATTTCAAGACGGGGTTTGTCAGTCGTTTGCTTTTCTTCTGGGATAGTGGTGACTGTCATATTGTCCATCATTTCTTTCCCTCTATTCCTTTTTACAGGATCGGCAGTGCGCTAGAGTTAATGAGTCCAATTTTTAAGGAAAAAGGCGCTATTGAGCAAAAGTCGCTCGTGAAAATTATTTATAAATGGTTTGTTGAGAACCGGGTACATGGCACGAATTGGCAGCAGCCCGGTCAGCAAGAAGTCGTTATCGATCGGTGA